A region from the Populus trichocarpa isolate Nisqually-1 chromosome 18, P.trichocarpa_v4.1, whole genome shotgun sequence genome encodes:
- the LOC18107477 gene encoding protein NRT1/ PTR FAMILY 1.2 isoform X3 — protein sequence MENTIAEEKMILIPKDKDRKKGGLRTMPFIIVNEAFERVASYGLMPNMIFYLMNNYRLEAANGSTILFLWSAMSNGLSNFGAFLSDSFMGRYLVISLGSFCSLLGMILLWLTAMIPQLQPPPCDRFTETCSSATAGQMAILFFSFGLISIGAGCIRPCSNAFGADQLDNEENPNNESVLQSFFNWYYAATGLSTIIAFTVIVYIQDNLGWKVGFAVPAILMFLSALTFLVGSSQYIKVKASSSLFTGFVQVVVAAFRNRKLNLSHGSIEQHYHSDDSEFQVPTDNLRCLNRTCIIIDPDRDVNLDGSASNPWRLCTVDQVESLKALLRVIPIWTTGIMMHINLNQNSFATLQANTMDRNILNFELPAGSLNVFLVLTLTIWLTFYDRILLPLLARFTGRPRGGLSPKVRIGIGLLVPVAARAMSAVVETIRRKTAIEEGLEDEPDGVVNVSSVAFATNNPAWIG from the exons atgGAAAACACAATTGCAGAGGAGAAGATGATTCTCATCCCCAAGGACAAGGACCGAAAAAAGGGTGGCCTAAGGACCATGCCCTTCATCATAG TTAATGAGGCGTTTGAGAGGGTGGCTAGCTATGGGCTGATGCCAAATATGATATTCTACCTGATGAATAACTATCGCTTGGAGGCTGCAAATGGGTCGACCATTCTCTTCTTATGGTCTGCTATGTCTAATGGGTTGTCCAACTTCGGAGCTTTCCTCTCCGATTCATTCATGGGACGGTATCTGGTGATCTCTTTGGGATCATTCTGCAGCCTTCTT GGGATGATTCTTCTTTGGTTAACTGCCATGATACCACAACTACAACCTCCACCTTGTGACCGATTCACAGAAACGTGCAGCTCAGCTACAGCGGGCCAAATGGCTATCTTATTCTTCTCTTTCGGCCTTATATCCATTGGAGCTGGTTGCATTAGGCCTTGCTCTAATGCCTTCGGCGCAGACCAATTAGACAACGAAGAGAACCCCAACAATGAGAGTGTCTTGCAGAGTTTCTTTAATTGGTATTATGCTGCAACAGGATTATCAACAATTATAGCATTTACTGTTATTGTCTACATTCAAGATAACCTCGGTTGGAAAGTTGGGTTTGCCGTTCCTGCAATTCTCATGTTCCTCTCTGCTTTAACGTTTCTGGTGGGTTCTTCCCAGTACATCAAAGTGAAGGCCTCCTCGAGCTTATTTACAGGTTTTGTTCAAGTTGTGGTTGCAGCATTCAGGAACAGAAAGCTCAATCTATCTCACGGTAGCATTGAACAGCATTACCACAGTGATGACTCTGAGTTCCAGGTCCCTACTGATAATTTAAG GTGTCTGAACCGAACTTGTATCATAATAGATCCTGATAGGGATGTAAATCTTGATGGGTCAGCTTCAAATCCATGGCGGCTATGCACAGTTGATCAGGTAGAGTCACTGAAAGCTCTGCTTAGAGTCATCCCCATTTGGACTACAGGCATCATGATGCATATCAACTTGAACCAAAACTCATTTGCCACGCTCCAAGCAAACACCATGGACAGGAACATCTTGAATTTTGAACTTCCAGCAGGATCCCTCAATGTGTTTCTGGTTCTCACTCTCACAATCTGGCTAACCTTTTATGACCGAATTCTGTTGCCATTGTTAGCAAGATTCACCGGCAGGCCACGTGGCGGGCTTAGTCCTAAAGTGAGGATAGGAATTGGTTTGCTAGTCCCAGTTGCAGCAAGGGCAATGTCAGCAGTAGTAGAAACCATAAGAAGGAAAACTGCTATTGAGGAAGGACTAGAAGACGAACCTGACGGTGTGGTGAACGTCAGTAGTGTGGCTTTTGCCACCAATAATCCTGCTTGGATTGGCTGA
- the LOC7462933 gene encoding pentatricopeptide repeat-containing protein At1g08070, chloroplastic — translation MKMVALASPVSTLQALSFSDPSPPYKLVHDHPSLTLLSNCKTLQTLKQIHSQIIKTGLHNTHFALSKLIEFCAVSPHGDLSYALSLFKTIRNPNHVIWNHMIRGLSSSESPFLALEYYVHMISSGTEPNEYTFPSIFKSCTKIRGAHEGKQVHAHVLKLGLEHNAFVHTSLINMYAQNGELVNARLVFDKSSMRDAVSFTALITGYASKGFLDEARELFDEIPVRDVVSWNAMISGYAQSGRVEEAMAFFEEMRRAKVTPNVSTMLSVLSACAQSGSSLQLGNWVRSWIEDRGLGSNIRLVNGLIDMYVKCGDLEEASNLFEKIQDKNVVSWNVMIGGYTHMSCYKEALGLFRRMMQSNIDPNDVTFLSILPACANLGALDLGKWVHAYVDKNMKSMKNTVALWTSLIDMYAKCGDLAAAKRIFDCMNTKSLATWNAMISGFAMHGHTDTALGLFSRMTSEGFVPDDITFVGVLTACKHAGLLSLGRRYFSSMIQDYKVSPKLPHYGCMIDLFGRAGLFDEAETLVKNMEMKPDGAIWCSLLGACRIHRRIELAESVAKHLFELEPENPSAYVLLSNIYAGAGRWEDVAKIRTRLNDNRMKKVPGCSSIEVDSVVHEFLVGDKVHPQSNEIYKMLDEIDMRLEKAGFVPDTSEVLYDMDEEWKEGVLSHHSEKLAIAFGLISTKPGTTIRIMKNLRVCGNCHSATKLISKIFNREIIARDRNRFHHFKDGSCSCKDYW, via the coding sequence ATGAAGATGGTGGCATTGGCTTCACCCGTAAGTACTCTCCAAGCTCTTTCCTTCTCTGATCCTTCTCCGCCATACAAACTTGTCCATGACCATCCTTCTCTAACTCTCCTTTCCAACTGCAAAACCCTCCAGACTCTCAAACAAATCCACTCCCAAATCATCAAAACTGGCCTCCACAACACCCACTTCGCTCTTAGCAAGCTCATCGAGTTTTGCGCCGTCTCTCCACATGGTGACCTCTCTTATGCTCTCTCGCTCTTCAAAACCATTCGAAACCCCAATCATGTGATTTGGAATCATATGATCAGGGGTCTCTCATCGAGCGAATCCCCTTTTTTAGCTTTAGAATACTATGTTCATATGATTAGTTCTGGTACAGAGCCGAATGAGTACACCTTTCCTTCTATTTTCAAGTCATGCACCAAAATTAGAGGTGCCCATGAAGGGAAACAGGTCCATGCACATGTTTTGAAGCTTGGACTTGAACATAATGCCTTCGTACATACTTCGTTGATTAACATGTATGCTCAAAATGGTGAATTGGTTAATGCAAGATTGGTGTTTGATAAAAGTTCTATGAGAGATGCTGTTTCTTTTACTGCTTTGATTACTGGGTACGCTTCGAAGGGTTTTTTGGATGAAGCTCGAGAGTTGTTTGATGAAATTCCTGTGAGAGATGTTGTGTCGTGGAATGCTATGATTTCTGGGTATGCTCAGAGTGGTCGAGTCGAAGAGGCAATGGCATTCTTTGAAGAGATGCGTAGAGCAAAGGTTACACCTAATGTGAGCACAATGCTTAGTGTCCTTTCGGCCTGCGCTCAATCAGGATCTTCTCTTCAACTGGGCAATTGGGTTCGGTCTTGGATTGAAGATCGTGGACTTGGATCAAATATTAGGCTTGTAAACGGACTTATTGACATGTATGTTAAATGTGGAGATTTGGAAGAAGCCAGCAATCTATTTGAGAAAATACAGGATAAGAATGTGGTCTCATGGAATGTTATGATTGGTGGCTATACTCATATGAGCTGTTATAAGGAAGCCTTGGGGCTATTTAGGCGAATGATGCAGTCGAATATAGATCCTAATGATGTCACTTTCTTGAGCATTCTTCCGGCTTGTGCTAACTTGGGTGCGCTTGATCTTGGCAAATGGGTTCATGCTTATGTCGACAAGAACATGAAAAGTATGAAAAATACTGTTGCCCTATGGACAAGCCTCATTGACATGTATGCAAAATGTGGTGATTTAGCGGCAGCTAAACGAATCTTTGATTGCATGAATACTAAAAGCTTGGCAACTTGGAATGCAATGATATCTGGGTTTGCCATGCACGGGCACACAGATACGGCTCTTGGGCTGTTCTCAAGAATGACTAGTGAGGGGTTTGTACCAGATGACATCACTTTTGTTGGCGTGTTAACAGCTTGTAAGCATGCTGGTTTGCTAAGTCTTGGACGCAGATATTTTAGTTCAATGATCCAAGATTACAAGGTTTCTCCAAAATTGCCACACTATGGATGCATGATAGATCTTTTTGGTCGAGCCGGGTTGTTTGATGAAGCAGAAACCTTGGTGAAGAATATGGAAATGAAACCAGATGGGGCCATTTGGTGCTCTCTTCTTGGAGCTTGTAGAATTCATAGACGCATTGAGTTGGCTGAATCTGTTGCCAAGCATCTTTTTGAACTAGAACCTGAAAACCCAAGCGCTTATGTGCTCTTGTCAAACATCTACGCAGGAGCTGGTAGATGGGAGGATGTAGCAAAAATAAGAACTAGGCTAAATGATAACAGGATGAAGAAAGTTCCTGGTTGTAGCTCTATTGAAGTAGATAGTGTGGTGCATGAGTTTCTTGTTGGTGACAAGGTCCATCCCCAGAGCAATGAAATCTACAAGATGTTGGATGAAATTGATATGCGTTTGGAGAAAGCTGGTTTTGTACCAGATACGTCAGAGGTGCTCTACGACATGGATGAGGAGTGGAAAGAAGGGGTCTTGAGTCATCACAGTGAAAAGTTGGCCATTGCCTTTGGTTTGATCAGTACAAAGCCAGGGACAACAATCAGAATAATGAAGAATCTTCGCGTGTGTGGAAATTGTCATTCTGCCACCAAATTAATATCAAAGATCTTCAATAGAGAAATTATTGCAAGAGATAGAAATCGTTTCCACCATTTCAAAGATGGTTCTTGCTCATGTAAGGACTACTGGTGA
- the LOC18107477 gene encoding protein NRT1/ PTR FAMILY 1.2 isoform X1, with translation MENTIAEEKMILIPKDKDRKKGGLRTMPFIIVNEAFERVASYGLMPNMIFYLMNNYRLEAANGSTILFLWSAMSNGLSNFGAFLSDSFMGRYLVISLGSFCSLLGMILLWLTAMIPQLQPPPCDRFTETCSSATAGQMAILFFSFGLISIGAGCIRPCSNAFGADQLDNEENPNNESVLQSFFNWYYAATGLSTIIAFTVIVYIQDNLGWKVGFAVPAILMFLSALTFLVGSSQYIKVKASSSLFTGFVQVVVAAFRNRKLNLSHGSIEQHYHSDDSEFQVPTDNLRYTSVNTMMTRSFASMLDYPNHLSLTFLSTLCRCLNRTCIIIDPDRDVNLDGSASNPWRLCTVDQVESLKALLRVIPIWTTGIMMHINLNQNSFATLQANTMDRNILNFELPAGSLNVFLVLTLTIWLTFYDRILLPLLARFTGRPRGGLSPKVRIGIGLLVPVAARAMSAVVETIRRKTAIEEGLEDEPDGVVNVSSVAFATNNPAWIG, from the exons atgGAAAACACAATTGCAGAGGAGAAGATGATTCTCATCCCCAAGGACAAGGACCGAAAAAAGGGTGGCCTAAGGACCATGCCCTTCATCATAG TTAATGAGGCGTTTGAGAGGGTGGCTAGCTATGGGCTGATGCCAAATATGATATTCTACCTGATGAATAACTATCGCTTGGAGGCTGCAAATGGGTCGACCATTCTCTTCTTATGGTCTGCTATGTCTAATGGGTTGTCCAACTTCGGAGCTTTCCTCTCCGATTCATTCATGGGACGGTATCTGGTGATCTCTTTGGGATCATTCTGCAGCCTTCTT GGGATGATTCTTCTTTGGTTAACTGCCATGATACCACAACTACAACCTCCACCTTGTGACCGATTCACAGAAACGTGCAGCTCAGCTACAGCGGGCCAAATGGCTATCTTATTCTTCTCTTTCGGCCTTATATCCATTGGAGCTGGTTGCATTAGGCCTTGCTCTAATGCCTTCGGCGCAGACCAATTAGACAACGAAGAGAACCCCAACAATGAGAGTGTCTTGCAGAGTTTCTTTAATTGGTATTATGCTGCAACAGGATTATCAACAATTATAGCATTTACTGTTATTGTCTACATTCAAGATAACCTCGGTTGGAAAGTTGGGTTTGCCGTTCCTGCAATTCTCATGTTCCTCTCTGCTTTAACGTTTCTGGTGGGTTCTTCCCAGTACATCAAAGTGAAGGCCTCCTCGAGCTTATTTACAGGTTTTGTTCAAGTTGTGGTTGCAGCATTCAGGAACAGAAAGCTCAATCTATCTCACGGTAGCATTGAACAGCATTACCACAGTGATGACTCTGAGTTCCAGGTCCCTACTGATAATTTAAGGTACACCAGTGTTAACACAATGATGACTCGAAGTTTTGCTTCGATGCTTGACTATCCAAATCATCTCTCCTTAACATTTCTCAGCACTTTGTGCAGGTGTCTGAACCGAACTTGTATCATAATAGATCCTGATAGGGATGTAAATCTTGATGGGTCAGCTTCAAATCCATGGCGGCTATGCACAGTTGATCAGGTAGAGTCACTGAAAGCTCTGCTTAGAGTCATCCCCATTTGGACTACAGGCATCATGATGCATATCAACTTGAACCAAAACTCATTTGCCACGCTCCAAGCAAACACCATGGACAGGAACATCTTGAATTTTGAACTTCCAGCAGGATCCCTCAATGTGTTTCTGGTTCTCACTCTCACAATCTGGCTAACCTTTTATGACCGAATTCTGTTGCCATTGTTAGCAAGATTCACCGGCAGGCCACGTGGCGGGCTTAGTCCTAAAGTGAGGATAGGAATTGGTTTGCTAGTCCCAGTTGCAGCAAGGGCAATGTCAGCAGTAGTAGAAACCATAAGAAGGAAAACTGCTATTGAGGAAGGACTAGAAGACGAACCTGACGGTGTGGTGAACGTCAGTAGTGTGGCTTTTGCCACCAATAATCCTGCTTGGATTGGCTGA
- the LOC18107477 gene encoding protein NRT1/ PTR FAMILY 1.2 isoform X2 — MENTIAEEKMILIPKDKDRKKGGLRTMPFIIVNEAFERVASYGLMPNMIFYLMNNYRLEAANGSTILFLWSAMSNGLSNFGAFLSDSFMGRYLVISLGSFCSLLGMILLWLTAMIPQLQPPPCDRFTETCSSATAGQMAILFFSFGLISIGAGCIRPCSNAFGADQLDNEENPNNESVLQSFFNWYYAATGLSTIIAFTVIVYIQDNLGWKVGFAVPAILMFLSALTFLVGSSQYIKVKASSSLFTGFVQVVVAAFRNRKLNLSHGSIEQHYHSDDSEFQVPTDNLSTLCRCLNRTCIIIDPDRDVNLDGSASNPWRLCTVDQVESLKALLRVIPIWTTGIMMHINLNQNSFATLQANTMDRNILNFELPAGSLNVFLVLTLTIWLTFYDRILLPLLARFTGRPRGGLSPKVRIGIGLLVPVAARAMSAVVETIRRKTAIEEGLEDEPDGVVNVSSVAFATNNPAWIG; from the exons atgGAAAACACAATTGCAGAGGAGAAGATGATTCTCATCCCCAAGGACAAGGACCGAAAAAAGGGTGGCCTAAGGACCATGCCCTTCATCATAG TTAATGAGGCGTTTGAGAGGGTGGCTAGCTATGGGCTGATGCCAAATATGATATTCTACCTGATGAATAACTATCGCTTGGAGGCTGCAAATGGGTCGACCATTCTCTTCTTATGGTCTGCTATGTCTAATGGGTTGTCCAACTTCGGAGCTTTCCTCTCCGATTCATTCATGGGACGGTATCTGGTGATCTCTTTGGGATCATTCTGCAGCCTTCTT GGGATGATTCTTCTTTGGTTAACTGCCATGATACCACAACTACAACCTCCACCTTGTGACCGATTCACAGAAACGTGCAGCTCAGCTACAGCGGGCCAAATGGCTATCTTATTCTTCTCTTTCGGCCTTATATCCATTGGAGCTGGTTGCATTAGGCCTTGCTCTAATGCCTTCGGCGCAGACCAATTAGACAACGAAGAGAACCCCAACAATGAGAGTGTCTTGCAGAGTTTCTTTAATTGGTATTATGCTGCAACAGGATTATCAACAATTATAGCATTTACTGTTATTGTCTACATTCAAGATAACCTCGGTTGGAAAGTTGGGTTTGCCGTTCCTGCAATTCTCATGTTCCTCTCTGCTTTAACGTTTCTGGTGGGTTCTTCCCAGTACATCAAAGTGAAGGCCTCCTCGAGCTTATTTACAGGTTTTGTTCAAGTTGTGGTTGCAGCATTCAGGAACAGAAAGCTCAATCTATCTCACGGTAGCATTGAACAGCATTACCACAGTGATGACTCTGAGTTCCAGGTCCCTACTGATAATTTAAG CACTTTGTGCAGGTGTCTGAACCGAACTTGTATCATAATAGATCCTGATAGGGATGTAAATCTTGATGGGTCAGCTTCAAATCCATGGCGGCTATGCACAGTTGATCAGGTAGAGTCACTGAAAGCTCTGCTTAGAGTCATCCCCATTTGGACTACAGGCATCATGATGCATATCAACTTGAACCAAAACTCATTTGCCACGCTCCAAGCAAACACCATGGACAGGAACATCTTGAATTTTGAACTTCCAGCAGGATCCCTCAATGTGTTTCTGGTTCTCACTCTCACAATCTGGCTAACCTTTTATGACCGAATTCTGTTGCCATTGTTAGCAAGATTCACCGGCAGGCCACGTGGCGGGCTTAGTCCTAAAGTGAGGATAGGAATTGGTTTGCTAGTCCCAGTTGCAGCAAGGGCAATGTCAGCAGTAGTAGAAACCATAAGAAGGAAAACTGCTATTGAGGAAGGACTAGAAGACGAACCTGACGGTGTGGTGAACGTCAGTAGTGTGGCTTTTGCCACCAATAATCCTGCTTGGATTGGCTGA
- the LOC18107478 gene encoding tocopherol cyclase, chloroplastic encodes MEVHIHNFSPNFSPLRPLTNPNSSIKLYHSRDSTFSIPLSKSLKLGFRSSPLLAASTPITNTDTSLASNGENERSVSPVYVPTPPNRGLRTPHSGYHYDGTTRNFFEGWYFKVSIPERKQNFCFMYSVENPAFPKKLTALESAQHGSRSIGVGAQILGAYDKYICQFSEESQDFWGSRHELALGNTFVAERNMRPPTKEVPPQEFDKRVLEGFQVSPLWHQGFIRDDGRSDYVETVKTARWQYSTRPVYGWGNVGSTQKSTAGWLAAFPVFEPHWQICMAGGLSTGWIEWDGERFEFEDAPSYSEKNWGGAFPRKWFWVQCNVFEGASGEVALTAAGGLRQIPGPSETFENAALVGVHYDGIFYEFVPWNGVVNWEISPWGYWYMAADNGTHLVELEATTKELGTALRAPTAEAGLSPACKDTGFSFLKLQIWERRYDGTKGKLILDVTSDMALVEVGGGPWFTTWKGKTSMPELVSRTIGAPIDVDGIFSFVPLFKPPGL; translated from the exons ATGGAAGTACACATTCACAATTTCTCCCCTAATTTCTCACCACTTCGACCCCTAACAAACCCTAATTCCTCTATCAAACTCTATCACTCTCGAGATTCTACCTTTTCTATACCTCTATCGAAATCACTCAAGCTAGGGTTCCGATCATCGCCACTGCTGGCGGCGTCCACTCCCATCACTAACACCGATACTTCACTAGCCTCAAATGGAGAAAATGAGAGGAGTGTGAGTCCAGTTTATGTGCCAACGCCACCTAATCGTGGGCTCCGTACTCCTCAcagcgg gTACCATTATGATGGGACGACGCGGAACTTTTTTGAAGGTTGGTATTTTAAAGTGTCGATACCGGAGCGGAAACAGAATTTCTGTTTCATGTATTCAGTGGAGAATCCTGCGTTTCCTAAGAAATTGACTGCCTTGGAGTCGGCACAGCATGGATCGAGATCAATTGGAGTTGGTGCTCAGATTCTAGGGGCTTATGACAAGTATATTTGCCAATTCTCTGAAGAATCGCAAGATTTCTGGGGAA GTAGGCATGAGCTGGCATTGGGGAATACTTTTGTTGCTGAGAGAAATATGCGGCCTCCAACTAAAGAGGTTCCTCCTCAG GAATTTGATAAAAGAGTTTTAGAAGGATTTCAAGTAAGCCCACTTTGGCACCAAGGCTTTATTCGTGATGATGGCAG GTCAGATTATGTGGAAACTGTGAAAACTGCACGTTGGCAGTACAGTACACGGCCTGTTTATGGATGGGGTAATGTTGGGTCTACACAGAAGTCGACTGCAGGGTGGCTTGCTGCTTTTCCTGTATTTGAACCCCACTGGCAAATATGCATGGCCGGAGGACTTTCAACAG GATGGATAGAGTGGGATGGTGAAAGATTTGAGTTCGAAGATGCTCCTTCTTATTCTGAAAAGAACTGGGGTGGAGCCTTCCCAAGAAAATGGTTTTgg GTTCAATGTAATGTCTTTGAAGGTGCAAGTGGAGAAGTTGCTTTGACTGCAGCTGGTGGGTTGAGGCAAATACCTGGACCAAGTGAGACTTTTGAAAATGCTGCATTG GTTGGAGTACATTATGATGGGATTTTCTATGAATTTGTGCCATGGAATGGTGTTGTAAATTGGGAAATTTCTCCATGGGGTTACTGGTACATGGCTGCAGACAATGGGACACATTTG GTTGAATTGGAGGCAACAACAAAGGAATTGGGAACAGCATTGCGTGCTCCAACAGCAGAAGCTGGGCTTTCTCCAGCTTGTAAAGATACCGGTTTTAGTTTTCTGAAATTGCAAATATGGGAACGTCGATATGATGGCACTAAGGGGAAG TTAATTTTGGATGTTACAAGCGACATGGCATTAGTAGAAGTTGGAGGAGGACCATGGTTTACCACTTGGAAAGGCAAGACATCTATGCCAGAGCTTGTCAGCCGCACTATTGGAGCCCCCATTGACGTGGATggaatttttagttttgttccTCTGTTCAAGCCCCCTGGTTTATAA